TGGCATCGCGGGCGGCGTTGACGCACTCGTCCTTGTCGCAGACGAAAGCGGCGAAGATGACCTGGGTGCAGGGTGCGCCGCAGAACTCGCATTTGTATTGGCTGAAGTCCAACATGATAAACCCCAATCGACGAACTGATAGATAGGGTTTCACTCGACATCCATCGAGAAGTGGGTGGACCTGGCGGAGTGGGTGAGGGCCCCTAGGGACACGATGTCCGCGCATCCGGCGAAGTCGGCGGCGGTCTCGGCGGTGATGTTGCCGGAAGCCTCCACGAAGATGCGGGGGTTGATCTCCCTGAGCTTCTCCCTCATGGTCCTGACGTCGGCGGGGGACATGTGGTCCCCCATGACGATGGACGCTCCTGCCTTGGCCGCCTTGATCCCCTCCTCTATGTCTAGGACCTCAATCTCCACGGGAATCCCCTTGGGGACGTCCTTCATCTTCTCCGCGATGGCATCGATGCCTCCCGCGGCCGCGATGTGGTTGTCCTTGACCATGGCCATGTCATAGAGGCCCATCCTGTGGGGCCATCCGCCTCCGAGGGCGATGGCCTTCTTCTCGAAGTACCTGAATCCTGGGGTGGTCTTCCTGGATCCCGCGATCCTAAGGTCCGGGTCCTTCTCGTGGACGCGCTTCGATATGGACCAGGTCGCCTCCGCGATGCCGCTCATGCGCATGAGGAAGTTCAGGGCGGTACGCTCGCAGGTCATGAGGGACCTGAGGGGACCGGAGGCCTCCAGGACCTTGGTGCCGGCGGCCACCCTGTCGCCGTCCTTCACGAACGTCTCGCAGGAAACCCCCATGATCGAAAAGATGGTGACGGCCTCGTCGAGACCCGCCACTACGGAGTCCTCCTCGCAGGTGATGACGGCCTTGCCGTCCCTGTCGGGGAGGAACGTCTCCGACGTCACGTCGCCGGTGCCGACATCCTCCTCGAGGAACGGACGGAGATCCGGGGCTCTCATACGTCCAGCTCGAAGGGCTTGTTGACCTCGGGCAGGATCACGTTGTAATCCTCGAGGTCGGGGAGAAGGAGCTCGCGGCTCTCGGAGTGCATGATGATGACGTTCTCCGGGTCGCAGTCCCTAACGAACTGAACGAGCTGGTCGTGTCCGGCGTGTGCGGAGAAGTCGAACTTCTCGACCTCGCACTCGACCTTGACGATCTCGCCGTCGAGGTTGATGCACCTCTGCTCCATGAGCATCCTTCCGTTGGTGTCCTCTGCCTGGTATCCGACGAGGAGGATTGCGTTCTTGGGGTCCTCCCTGAGGTATCTGAGGTAGGAGAGGACAGGTCCGCCGTCCAGCATTCCGCCGGTGGTGACGATGATCTGGGCTCCCAGGGCCTTCTTCCTCATGGAGTTGTTCTTGATCTCGTTGAACGTCCTCTTGGCCGCCTTGAGGGACTTTGCGTTCCTGATGTACTCGGGGTAATCGAGGAACAGGTTGGTGACGGACCTTCCCATTCCGTCTACATACATGTCGTAGCCGAGGTTCTTCAGCAGGAGCATGATCTCCTGGGTCCTTCCGACCGCGAAGCAGGGGATGATGACGATACCTCCCCTGTCGATGACCTCATCGATCTTGGCGACGAACTTGTTGATGGTCTCCTCTTTTGAAGGGTGGTTGCGGCCGGCGTAGGTCCCCTCGATGAAGAGGTTCTTACAGTCGCGGGGCCTGGCACCCAAGACGAGCTTCTGATCCTCGGTGTGGATGTCTCCGGAGTAGATGGTGCTGCCGTCTCCGATGAACTCGAA
This is a stretch of genomic DNA from Thermoplasmatales archaeon BRNA1. It encodes these proteins:
- a CDS encoding nicotinate-nucleotide pyrophosphorylase; this encodes MRAPDLRPFLEEDVGTGDVTSETFLPDRDGKAVITCEEDSVVAGLDEAVTIFSIMGVSCETFVKDGDRVAAGTKVLEASGPLRSLMTCERTALNFLMRMSGIAEATWSISKRVHEKDPDLRIAGSRKTTPGFRYFEKKAIALGGGWPHRMGLYDMAMVKDNHIAAAGGIDAIAEKMKDVPKGIPVEIEVLDIEEGIKAAKAGASIVMGDHMSPADVRTMREKLREINPRIFVEASGNITAETAADFAGCADIVSLGALTHSARSTHFSMDVE
- a CDS encoding putative exonuclease of the beta-lactamase fold involved in RNA processing — encoded protein: MKFNFLGGADIVGRMGMTIEGDNKRMLVEYGISPTKPPQYPLAPEGKIDHVFLTHSHLDHCGMIPAVCGKNDCELFTTPLTAEIAELMMYDSLKIAKAEGYPQPYTAKDVETTMKHVVPLTFGDTIELGKIDVTLHSAGHVPGAAMFEFIGDGSTIYSGDIHTEDQKLVLGARPRDCKNLFIEGTYAGRNHPSKEETINKFVAKIDEVIDRGGIVIIPCFAVGRTQEIMLLLKNLGYDMYVDGMGRSVTNLFLDYPEYIRNAKSLKAAKRTFNEIKNNSMRKKALGAQIIVTTGGMLDGGPVLSYLRYLREDPKNAILLVGYQAEDTNGRMLMEQRCINLDGEIVKVECEVEKFDFSAHAGHDQLVQFVRDCDPENVIIMHSESRELLLPDLEDYNVILPEVNKPFELDV